A DNA window from Phragmites australis chromosome 11, lpPhrAust1.1, whole genome shotgun sequence contains the following coding sequences:
- the LOC133885370 gene encoding TATA box-binding protein-associated factor RNA polymerase I subunit B-like isoform X2 has protein sequence MIEDENPKEQVKSQSQGHDAMQMIKSEMQDRGFHYMPPKKPRKSDGYLRYRRRLTGGFIYVVHADYYMLLRAFAKLAEVDVRIMHTSVLKLEKRLPWIEEQIERSLNTLQNLSSRTKDELRPLSG, from the exons ATGATTGAG GATGAGAATCCAAAAGAGCAAGTAAAGTCCCAGTCTCAAG GTCATGATGCAATGCAGATGATTAAGTCAGAGATGCAAGATCGTGGATTTCATTACATGCCACCAAAGAAACCGAGGAAATCAGATGGCTATCTTCGATATAGGAGGAGACTAACTGGTGGTTTTATTTATGTTGTGCATGCTGATTATTACATGTTGCTGCGTGCTTTTGCAAAGCTTGCGGAGGTTGATGTTCGTATCATGCATACCAGTGTATTAAAACTTGAGAAGAGACTCCCATGGATTGAAGAACAAATTGAAAGAAGCTTGAACACCTTGCAAAACCTCTCTAGTAGAACGAAAGATGAGCTAAGACCTTTATCGGGTTGA
- the LOC133885370 gene encoding TATA box-binding protein-associated factor RNA polymerase I subunit B-like isoform X1: MSSTLKFCSWTMFPTAKYSLQDENPKEQVKSQSQGHDAMQMIKSEMQDRGFHYMPPKKPRKSDGYLRYRRRLTGGFIYVVHADYYMLLRAFAKLAEVDVRIMHTSVLKLEKRLPWIEEQIERSLNTLQNLSSRTKDELRPLSG; encoded by the exons ATGAGTTCAACCTTGAAATTCTGTTCGTGG ACTATGTTCCCAACTGCAAAATATTCATTGCAGGATGAGAATCCAAAAGAGCAAGTAAAGTCCCAGTCTCAAG GTCATGATGCAATGCAGATGATTAAGTCAGAGATGCAAGATCGTGGATTTCATTACATGCCACCAAAGAAACCGAGGAAATCAGATGGCTATCTTCGATATAGGAGGAGACTAACTGGTGGTTTTATTTATGTTGTGCATGCTGATTATTACATGTTGCTGCGTGCTTTTGCAAAGCTTGCGGAGGTTGATGTTCGTATCATGCATACCAGTGTATTAAAACTTGAGAAGAGACTCCCATGGATTGAAGAACAAATTGAAAGAAGCTTGAACACCTTGCAAAACCTCTCTAGTAGAACGAAAGATGAGCTAAGACCTTTATCGGGTTGA